A genomic region of Janthinobacterium lividum contains the following coding sequences:
- a CDS encoding class I SAM-dependent methyltransferase translates to MTNTRDYNQEMIDSQARKYAYGFDFDVMHPYMLTSFQPFFRPGSLLELGSFKGDLTRRLASHFDDITCVEASEVAAAEARAKLGTAAQIIVSRFEQAVLPRKYDNIVLTHVLEHIDDPVAVLKRINDEWLADGGSFFLVCPNANAPSRQIAVKMGLISHNTAVTPAEAEHGHRCTYTLDTLERDARAAGLNVVHRSGIFFKALANFQWDRLLQTDIISPAYLDGCYQLGQQYPDLCSSIFLLCTRGPTAPAPAV, encoded by the coding sequence ATGACCAATACACGTGATTACAATCAAGAAATGATCGACAGCCAGGCCAGGAAATATGCCTACGGCTTCGATTTCGATGTCATGCATCCCTATATGCTGACGTCGTTCCAGCCTTTTTTCCGCCCTGGCAGCCTGCTCGAACTGGGCAGCTTCAAAGGCGACCTGACGCGGCGTCTGGCCAGCCACTTCGACGACATCACCTGCGTCGAGGCGTCCGAAGTGGCCGCCGCGGAGGCACGCGCGAAACTGGGCACGGCGGCGCAGATCATCGTCTCGCGCTTCGAACAGGCCGTCCTGCCGCGCAAATATGACAATATCGTGCTCACGCACGTGCTGGAACATATCGATGATCCCGTTGCGGTGCTCAAGCGCATCAATGACGAATGGCTGGCCGACGGCGGCAGTTTTTTCCTCGTCTGCCCCAACGCGAACGCACCGTCGCGCCAGATCGCCGTCAAAATGGGCTTGATCAGCCACAATACGGCCGTCACACCGGCCGAGGCCGAACATGGCCACCGCTGCACCTACACGCTCGATACCCTGGAACGCGATGCGCGCGCCGCCGGCCTGAACGTGGTGCACCGCTCCGGCATCTTCTTCAAGGCCCTGGCCAATTTCCAATGGGATCGCTTGCTGCAGACGGACATCATTTCTCCCGCCTACCTGGATGGCTGTTATCAATTAGGCCAGCAATATCCGGATTTATGCTCGAGTATTTTCCTGCTCTGCACGCGCGGCCCCACGGCACCGGCACCAGCGGTTTGA
- a CDS encoding WbqC family protein: MRVAIMQPYFLPYIGYYQLIAAADLFIVYDNIKYTKKGWINRNRMLLNGQDATFSVPLKNGSDQLHIGEREVSAQFDGEKLLNQLKAAYARAPHFQDIFPLLEAVVRHPAANLFDFLLHSLQATCRQLGIDTPLVRSSGIAIDHGLKSQDKVLALCQAVGAQRYINASGGQELYQAEAFQARGIALEFIQPRPASYAQFGGEFVPWLSIVDAMMFNAPQTLQLAIQNQYDVIHPPA, encoded by the coding sequence ATGAGAGTGGCCATCATGCAGCCGTATTTCCTGCCGTACATTGGCTATTACCAGCTGATCGCGGCGGCCGACCTGTTCATCGTGTACGACAACATCAAGTACACGAAGAAAGGCTGGATCAACCGCAACCGCATGCTGCTCAACGGGCAAGACGCGACCTTCAGCGTGCCGCTGAAAAATGGCTCGGACCAGCTGCACATCGGCGAGCGCGAGGTCTCGGCCCAGTTTGACGGGGAAAAGCTGCTGAACCAGCTGAAGGCGGCGTATGCGCGCGCGCCGCACTTCCAGGACATCTTTCCGCTGCTCGAAGCGGTGGTGCGCCACCCTGCCGCCAACCTGTTCGACTTCCTGCTGCACAGCCTGCAAGCGACCTGCCGCCAACTGGGCATCGACACGCCCCTGGTGCGCTCGTCCGGCATTGCCATCGATCATGGACTCAAGAGCCAGGACAAGGTGCTCGCCCTGTGCCAGGCGGTGGGCGCGCAGCGCTACATCAATGCATCCGGCGGACAGGAGCTGTACCAGGCGGAGGCCTTCCAGGCCCGCGGCATCGCCCTGGAATTCATCCAGCCGCGCCCGGCGAGCTATGCGCAGTTCGGCGGCGAATTCGTGCCGTGGCTGTCGATCGTTGATGCCATGATGTTCAATGCCCCGCAAACATTGCAACTTGCCATCCAGAATCAGTATGATGTCATTCATCCGCCTGCCTGA
- a CDS encoding glycosylase — protein sequence MIQSSPREAPFRWKKLGKVFTPQAVEGRPWLKEFAQAPATLVFDDYVRVYFSCRPGPDAQGQYVSYSAFVDLERSDLFKIRRVSEQPILALGGLGEFDEFGTYPVSVIRDGGQVRAYYAGWTRCESVPFNVAIGGAVSDDDGVTFSKLGKGPVLPYTPDEPFVLSGPKIRRFGDLWYLWYIAGSNWKMVDGRAEPVYKIRMATSDDGLHWNKVNRDLIDSRVEADEAQASPDVFYANGKYHMFFCYRYSGNYRGKEFGYRIGYASSSNLLDWVRDDSKAGIDVAEEGWDAEMISYPHVFELDGSIYMAYLGDQVGRHGFGLAVLEGNLA from the coding sequence ATGATTCAATCCTCCCCACGCGAAGCACCCTTCCGCTGGAAAAAACTCGGCAAGGTATTCACGCCCCAGGCCGTCGAAGGACGGCCCTGGCTGAAGGAATTTGCCCAGGCGCCTGCCACGCTCGTGTTCGACGACTACGTGCGCGTGTACTTCTCGTGCCGCCCAGGCCCCGACGCACAGGGCCAGTACGTCAGCTATTCAGCCTTTGTCGATCTCGAACGCAGCGACCTGTTCAAGATACGCCGGGTCAGCGAGCAGCCGATTCTCGCCCTGGGCGGCCTGGGCGAGTTCGATGAATTCGGCACCTATCCTGTCTCCGTGATCCGCGACGGCGGCCAGGTGCGCGCCTATTACGCGGGCTGGACGCGCTGCGAATCCGTGCCCTTCAACGTGGCTATCGGCGGCGCCGTCAGCGACGACGACGGCGTCACCTTCAGCAAGCTGGGCAAAGGTCCCGTGCTGCCCTACACGCCCGACGAGCCATTCGTCCTCAGCGGACCGAAGATCCGCCGTTTCGGCGACCTCTGGTACCTATGGTATATCGCAGGCAGCAACTGGAAGATGGTCGATGGCCGCGCCGAGCCTGTCTACAAGATCCGCATGGCCACCTCCGACGATGGGCTGCACTGGAACAAGGTCAACCGCGACCTGATCGATAGCCGCGTCGAGGCCGACGAGGCGCAAGCCAGCCCCGACGTGTTTTATGCGAATGGCAAGTATCACATGTTCTTTTGCTATCGCTATAGCGGCAATTACCGCGGCAAGGAATTTGGCTACCGCATCGGCTACGCATCCAGCAGCAACCTGCTCGACTGGGTGCGCGACGACAGCAAGGCGGGCATCGACGTGGCAGAGGAAGGCTGGGATGCTGAAATGATCAGCTATCCGCATGTCTTCGAGCTCGACGGCAGCATCTACATGGCTTACCTGGGCGACCAGGTGGGCCGCCACGGTTTCGGCCTGGCCGTATTGGAAGGAAACCTCGCATGA
- a CDS encoding flagellin — protein sequence MLSLHTNAASLSAQNSITNTQSKLSTSMTRLSTGFRINSAMDDAAGLQIATRLKAQTSGMTVAMNNTQNSTSLLQTAEGAFAEVTNMLVRMKDLATQAADASSTANDKTAMQAEYNALGQELYNVMTNTTFGGTKLLGDGSAATAGTLSASMTFQIGASSTEKMSFDVSGNLTSLNAALTGLSTNFAAAASTGATELTATANATIGKLAAAIDSVSTVRSALGATANRLDHVNTNLSNIATNTKAATGRIMDTDFATESSNMTSSQMLLQAGTAMLKQSNSMSSMVMSLLQ from the coding sequence ATGCTGAGCCTTCACACCAACGCTGCCTCCCTGTCGGCACAAAATTCGATCACGAATACCCAATCCAAACTGTCGACTTCGATGACGCGCCTGAGCACCGGCTTCCGCATCAACTCGGCAATGGACGATGCTGCCGGCCTGCAAATCGCAACCCGCCTGAAAGCACAAACCAGCGGCATGACCGTTGCGATGAACAACACGCAAAACAGCACCTCGCTGCTGCAAACGGCTGAAGGCGCGTTCGCCGAAGTGACCAACATGCTGGTACGCATGAAAGACTTGGCAACCCAGGCAGCCGATGCCTCGTCGACCGCCAACGACAAGACCGCCATGCAAGCTGAATACAATGCATTGGGCCAGGAACTGTACAACGTCATGACCAACACCACGTTCGGCGGCACCAAGCTGCTGGGCGACGGTTCGGCCGCTACGGCTGGCACGCTGTCGGCATCGATGACGTTCCAGATCGGCGCCAGCTCGACCGAAAAAATGAGCTTCGACGTTTCCGGCAACCTGACCTCGCTGAACGCAGCTCTGACGGGGCTGAGCACCAACTTCGCCGCTGCCGCATCGACCGGCGCCACGGAACTGACCGCCACCGCCAACGCCACCATCGGCAAGCTGGCCGCCGCCATCGACAGCGTCAGCACCGTGCGTTCGGCACTGGGCGCGACGGCTAACCGTCTGGACCACGTCAACACCAACTTGTCGAACATCGCCACCAACACCAAAGCCGCTACCGGCCGCATCATGGACACCGACTTCGCTACCGAAAGCTCGAACATGACGTCGTCGCAAATGCTGCTGCAAGCTGGCACCGCGATGCTGAAACAAAGCAACAGCATGTCCTCGATGGTCATGTCCCTGCTGCAATAA
- a CDS encoding flagellin produces the protein MLSLHTNAASLSAQNSITNTQSKLSTSMTRLSTGFRINSAMDDAAGLQIATRLKAQTSGMTVAMNNTQNSTSLLQTAEGAFAEVTNMLVRMKDLATQAADASSTANDKTAMQAEYNALGQELYNVMTNTTFGGTKLLGNGAAGNGTLSASMTFQIGASSTEKMSFDVSANLSALNTALSGLSTNFSSAGTTTSTELTASANATIGLLATAIDSVSTVRSALGATANRLDHVNTNLSNIATNTKAATGRIMDTDFATESSNMTSSQMLLQAGTAMLKQSNSMSSMVMSLLQ, from the coding sequence ATGCTGAGCCTTCACACCAACGCTGCCTCCCTGTCGGCACAAAATTCGATCACGAATACCCAATCCAAACTGTCGACTTCGATGACGCGCCTGAGCACCGGCTTCCGCATCAACTCGGCAATGGACGATGCTGCCGGCCTGCAGATCGCAACCCGCCTGAAAGCACAAACCAGCGGCATGACCGTTGCAATGAACAACACGCAAAACAGCACCTCGCTGCTGCAAACGGCTGAAGGCGCGTTCGCCGAAGTGACCAACATGCTGGTACGCATGAAAGACTTGGCAACCCAGGCAGCCGATGCCTCGTCGACCGCCAACGACAAGACCGCCATGCAAGCTGAATACAATGCATTGGGCCAGGAACTGTACAACGTCATGACCAACACCACGTTCGGCGGCACCAAGCTGCTGGGCAACGGCGCAGCCGGCAATGGCACGCTGTCGGCTTCGATGACGTTCCAGATCGGCGCCAGCTCGACCGAAAAAATGAGCTTTGACGTCTCCGCCAATCTGAGCGCGCTGAATACCGCCCTGAGCGGCTTGAGCACGAACTTCTCGTCGGCAGGCACGACGACTTCCACGGAACTGACCGCTTCCGCCAATGCCACCATCGGCCTGCTGGCTACCGCCATCGACAGCGTCAGCACCGTGCGTTCGGCACTGGGCGCGACGGCCAACCGTCTGGACCACGTCAACACCAACTTGTCGAACATCGCCACCAACACCAAAGCCGCTACCGGCCGCATCATGGACACCGACTTCGCTACCGAAAGCTCGAACATGACGTCGTCGCAAATGCTGCTG
- a CDS encoding GNAT family N-acetyltransferase, with protein MPVLDYRHGQAGEDALLAHFLACDAGFLAALRARTELGAYVSKLHARALRYEAWSGPRLAGLLAAYQHDASATVHISNVSVLGDFWRLGIAGRLLELCLEQARRDGMRHASLEVAGDNHAALALYGAAGFLPAGPAEGTMLRMQLQLIHP; from the coding sequence ATGCCGGTGCTCGACTACCGGCACGGGCAAGCGGGTGAAGACGCGCTGCTGGCCCACTTCCTGGCCTGCGATGCCGGTTTTTTGGCCGCTTTGCGCGCGCGCACGGAGTTGGGCGCCTATGTCAGCAAGCTGCATGCGCGGGCACTGCGCTACGAGGCGTGGTCGGGTCCGCGCCTGGCGGGCTTGCTGGCTGCCTACCAACACGACGCGTCGGCAACCGTCCACATCAGCAATGTCAGCGTACTCGGCGACTTTTGGCGCCTGGGCATCGCGGGCCGCCTGCTGGAACTGTGCCTGGAACAGGCGCGCCGCGATGGCATGCGGCACGCCTCCCTGGAAGTGGCCGGCGACAACCATGCCGCACTTGCCCTGTATGGCGCAGCGGGGTTCCTGCCGGCCGGCCCGGCGGAAGGCACGATGCTGCGCATGCAGCTACAACTAATTCACCCATAG
- the vioA gene encoding dTDP-4-amino-4,6-dideoxy-D-glucose aminotransferase VioA produces MSTQNKNPVYVTQPLLPDLQDFLPYLETIWKNKILTNGGPFHQQLEQALCDYLGVKYISLFANGTLALMTALQALRINGEVITTPYSFVATAHSLLWNSIKPVFVDIDPDSLNLDPAKIEAAITPQTTAIMPVHCYGRPCDVAAIEKIADNYNLKVIYDAAHAFGVRHQGSSVLNHGDLSVLSFHATKVFNTFEGGAIISPDAKTKQRIDHLKNFGFVDEVTVVAPGINGKMSEINAAFGLLQLKNIDAALAQRKEIDARYRRNLAPVHGIDCLQPALDATTNHAYFPILVRPEFPLSRDALFAILRENNIYARRYFYPLISDFPMYRGMPSAAPANLPVARRAAEQVICLPLYPTLETAQIDAISDLIAMHGAPAALLKTA; encoded by the coding sequence ATGAGCACGCAAAACAAGAATCCCGTGTATGTCACGCAGCCGCTGCTGCCTGACTTGCAGGACTTCCTGCCCTATCTGGAAACCATCTGGAAAAACAAGATCCTGACGAATGGCGGCCCGTTCCACCAGCAACTCGAACAGGCATTGTGCGACTACCTGGGCGTGAAATACATCAGTCTGTTCGCCAATGGCACCCTGGCGCTGATGACGGCGCTGCAGGCGCTGCGCATCAACGGTGAAGTCATCACCACGCCGTATTCGTTTGTCGCCACCGCGCACTCGCTGCTGTGGAACAGCATCAAACCCGTGTTCGTCGATATCGATCCGGACAGCCTGAACCTCGACCCGGCCAAGATCGAGGCCGCCATCACGCCGCAAACCACGGCCATCATGCCGGTGCACTGCTACGGCCGGCCATGCGACGTCGCCGCCATTGAAAAGATCGCCGACAACTACAACCTCAAGGTGATCTATGACGCGGCACACGCGTTCGGCGTGCGCCACCAGGGAAGTAGTGTGCTCAACCATGGCGACCTGTCCGTCCTCAGTTTTCACGCCACGAAGGTCTTCAACACCTTCGAAGGCGGCGCCATCATCTCGCCGGACGCCAAGACCAAGCAGCGCATCGACCACCTGAAAAACTTCGGCTTCGTCGACGAAGTCACGGTGGTAGCGCCTGGCATCAACGGCAAGATGAGCGAAATCAACGCCGCCTTCGGCCTGCTGCAGCTGAAAAATATCGATGCGGCACTGGCGCAGCGCAAGGAAATCGATGCGCGCTACCGGCGCAACCTGGCGCCCGTGCATGGCATCGACTGCCTGCAGCCGGCGCTGGACGCCACCACCAATCACGCGTACTTCCCCATCCTCGTGCGGCCGGAATTTCCGCTGAGCCGCGACGCGCTGTTTGCCATACTGCGCGAAAACAATATCTATGCGCGGCGCTATTTCTACCCGCTCATCAGTGACTTCCCCATGTACCGCGGCATGCCATCGGCGGCGCCCGCCAACCTGCCCGTGGCCCGCAGAGCGGCGGAACAGGTGATTTGCCTGCCCCTGTACCCGACCCTGGAAACGGCGCAGATCGACGCCATCAGCGACCTCATCGCCATGCACGGGGCGCCAGCGGCGCTGCTGAAAACAGCATGA